The Stenotrophomonas rhizophila genome has a window encoding:
- a CDS encoding anhydro-N-acetylmuramic acid kinase, with translation MTSADPHTPLYLGLMSGTSADGIDAALVQFPAEGGCRFVDGLTHPWDPAIRAELVALGEGGELGSLDTLGRIDAQIGITFAAAANRLLEQAGVSPAQVRAIGSHGQTVRHRPLADPAFTCQLGDANRIAELTGITTVADFRRRDVAAGGHGAPLMPAFHLAMLGTADEDRAVLNLGGIANLTLIPRVGTPRGFDTGPANALMDAWCERHTGTPFDADGAFAASGQVDEALLEHWRAEPWFALPPPKSTGREQFHLAWAEAAMAGRTLAPADVQATLLELTAATVADALLAHLPEATRVLVCGGGVRNPQLLRRLSARLPGVVVESSAVHGLDPDYLEAMGFAWLAHRTLQGLPGNLPSVTGARGPRILGAIHPA, from the coding sequence ATGACTTCAGCTGATCCGCATACCCCGCTCTACCTGGGCCTGATGTCCGGCACCAGCGCCGATGGCATCGATGCCGCGCTGGTGCAGTTTCCCGCCGAGGGCGGCTGCCGCTTCGTCGATGGGCTCACCCACCCCTGGGACCCCGCCATCCGCGCCGAGCTGGTGGCGCTGGGCGAAGGCGGCGAGCTGGGCTCACTGGATACGCTGGGCCGGATCGATGCGCAGATCGGCATCACCTTCGCGGCCGCCGCCAACCGCCTGCTGGAACAGGCCGGGGTGAGCCCGGCGCAGGTGCGGGCGATTGGTTCGCATGGGCAGACGGTGCGGCACCGGCCACTGGCCGATCCGGCGTTCACCTGCCAACTGGGCGATGCCAACCGGATTGCCGAGCTGACCGGCATCACCACGGTGGCCGACTTCCGCCGCCGCGACGTGGCCGCCGGTGGGCACGGGGCGCCGCTGATGCCGGCCTTCCACCTGGCGATGCTGGGCACGGCCGATGAGGACCGGGCGGTGTTGAACCTGGGCGGGATCGCCAACCTGACCCTGATTCCGCGCGTGGGCACCCCGCGTGGCTTCGATACCGGGCCGGCCAATGCGCTGATGGACGCGTGGTGCGAGCGGCATACCGGCACGCCGTTCGATGCCGATGGTGCGTTTGCGGCCAGCGGGCAGGTGGATGAGGCGCTGCTGGAGCACTGGCGGGCCGAACCGTGGTTCGCGCTGCCACCGCCGAAGAGCACCGGGCGCGAGCAGTTTCATCTGGCGTGGGCCGAGGCGGCGATGGCCGGCCGCACCCTGGCGCCGGCGGATGTGCAGGCGACGCTGCTGGAACTGACGGCGGCCACGGTGGCCGACGCGCTGCTGGCCCACCTGCCGGAAGCAACGCGGGTGCTGGTGTGCGGCGGCGGTGTTCGCAACCCGCAGCTGCTGCGCAGACTCAGCGCGCGGTTGCCGGGGGTGGTGGTCGAGTCCAGCGCAGTGCACGGGCTGGACCCGGACTACCTGGAAGCGATGGGGTTTGCGTGGTTGGCGCACCGGACGCTGCAGGGGTTGCCGGGCAACCTGCCCAGCGTGACCGGGGCGCGCGGGCCGCGGATATTGGGCGCCATTCACCCAGCATGA
- a CDS encoding M23 family metallopeptidase — translation MLNTDQGRARKQRFKERLHVLHDTALHRKLRQHLPAAFNERWTRRHWMHASLFATIGALVATIVPGFSHTIESPYSVSHSTLALPLPPLSQERLQQVPGDSWQVLRVQRGQTLSNLFDEAGISPTVMHQVLEHPGARDALTKLRPGAEIAFDLPLSGELRTIRFDRDADNRVELSLKGEQITEKVSKRESSTRRVVTSGEITSSLYAAARKAGLSPSAIATMTDEIFKYDIDFSKDLQPGDRFSVVMDETWREGEKVDTSKILAATFTSGGKTYSGFRFDRNGKSEYFDVSGRPLKKSFIRMPIPFARLSSTFGARKHPVLGKMRMHKGVDYAARTGTPIMAAGDARVQFAGVQRGYGNVVILDHGRGHTTLYGHMSRFGKIKTGQRVAQGTVIGYVGSTGLATGPHLHYEFRVNGVHRNPLSVTMPPPEPLQGSELVAFRAQTAPALARIQSMEKLIYADASPAPKADQAATTTASAAKPAKGSRG, via the coding sequence ATGCTGAATACCGATCAAGGCCGCGCGCGCAAGCAGCGCTTCAAGGAACGCCTTCACGTTCTCCACGACACCGCCCTGCATCGGAAGCTTCGACAGCATCTTCCCGCTGCTTTCAATGAGCGCTGGACCCGCCGCCACTGGATGCACGCCAGCCTGTTCGCCACCATCGGCGCCCTGGTGGCCACTATTGTCCCCGGCTTCTCGCACACCATCGAGTCGCCCTACTCGGTCAGCCATTCCACGCTGGCCCTGCCCTTGCCGCCGCTGTCCCAGGAGCGCCTGCAGCAGGTGCCGGGCGACAGCTGGCAGGTACTGCGCGTGCAGCGCGGCCAGACCCTGAGCAACCTGTTCGACGAGGCCGGCATTTCGCCCACGGTGATGCACCAGGTGCTGGAGCACCCCGGTGCGCGCGACGCGCTGACCAAGCTGCGCCCCGGCGCCGAGATCGCCTTCGACCTGCCGCTGAGCGGGGAGCTGCGCACGATCCGCTTCGACCGCGACGCCGACAACCGGGTGGAGCTGTCGCTGAAGGGCGAACAGATCACCGAGAAGGTCAGCAAGCGCGAGAGCTCCACCCGCCGGGTGGTGACCAGCGGCGAAATCACCAGTTCGCTGTACGCGGCGGCGCGCAAGGCGGGGCTGTCGCCGTCGGCCATCGCGACGATGACCGACGAGATCTTCAAGTACGACATCGACTTCTCCAAGGACCTGCAGCCGGGCGACCGCTTCAGCGTGGTGATGGATGAAACCTGGCGCGAAGGCGAAAAGGTGGACACCAGCAAGATCCTGGCGGCGACCTTCACCTCCGGCGGCAAGACCTACAGCGGCTTCCGCTTCGACCGCAACGGCAAGTCCGAGTACTTCGACGTGAGCGGGCGCCCGCTGAAGAAGAGCTTCATCCGCATGCCGATTCCCTTCGCCCGCCTGAGCTCGACGTTCGGGGCGCGCAAGCACCCGGTGCTGGGCAAGATGCGCATGCACAAGGGCGTGGACTACGCCGCGCGCACCGGCACCCCGATCATGGCCGCCGGCGATGCCCGCGTGCAGTTCGCCGGCGTGCAGCGCGGCTACGGCAACGTGGTGATCCTGGACCACGGCCGTGGCCACACCACCCTGTACGGGCACATGTCGCGCTTTGGCAAGATCAAGACCGGCCAGCGCGTGGCGCAGGGCACGGTGATCGGCTACGTGGGCTCGACCGGCCTGGCCACCGGCCCGCACCTGCACTACGAATTCCGCGTCAACGGCGTGCACCGCAACCCGCTGTCGGTGACGATGCCGCCGCCGGAGCCGCTGCAGGGCAGCGAGCTGGTCGCCTTCCGCGCGCAGACCGCGCCGGCGCTGGCCCGCATCCAGAGCATGGAGAAGCTGATCTACGCCGACGCCAGCCCGGCGCCGAAGGCCGACCAGGCCGCTACCACCACGGCCAGCGCGGCCAAGCCGGCCAAGGGCAGCCGCGGCTGA
- the tyrS gene encoding tyrosine--tRNA ligase — MSSIEQALAQIGRGADEILKIEELRQRLESGRPLRVKAGFDPTAPDLHLGHTVLLNKLRQFQDLGHQVIFLIGDFTGMIGDPSGKNVTRKPLSKDDVLANARTYEEQVFKVLDREKTEVRFNSEWFGKMGAADMIRLAGQHTVARMLERDDFAKRYAAQQSIALHEFLYPLVQGYDSVALEADVELGGTDQKFNLLMGRGLQEHYGQKPQIVLTMPLLEGLDGVAKMSKSLNNYIGISEPAIDMVTKTMKIGDDLMWRWIELLSFEISQAEAVSLREQVAAGTLNPREVKLRLARELTTRFHDADAAELAIAGWNAAVTGQGDVTLLPLQEVAIPAEGLRIGALLTAAGLTPSNSEASRKLKERAVKVDGEVVDDAQQLFMPGFEGLLQVGKRNFARVLLVAA; from the coding sequence GTGTCCTCGATTGAACAAGCCCTTGCCCAGATCGGCCGTGGCGCCGATGAAATCCTCAAGATCGAGGAGCTGCGCCAGCGGCTGGAAAGCGGCCGCCCGCTGCGGGTCAAGGCTGGTTTCGACCCCACTGCCCCGGACCTGCATCTGGGCCATACAGTCCTTCTGAACAAGCTGCGTCAGTTCCAGGACCTCGGCCACCAGGTCATCTTCCTGATCGGCGACTTCACCGGGATGATCGGCGACCCCTCGGGCAAGAACGTCACCCGCAAGCCGCTCAGCAAGGACGACGTGCTGGCCAATGCGCGCACCTATGAAGAGCAGGTGTTCAAGGTACTGGACCGCGAAAAGACCGAAGTGCGCTTCAATTCGGAGTGGTTCGGCAAGATGGGCGCGGCCGACATGATCCGCCTGGCCGGCCAGCACACCGTGGCGCGCATGCTCGAGCGCGACGACTTCGCCAAGCGCTATGCGGCCCAGCAGTCCATCGCCCTGCACGAGTTCCTGTACCCGCTGGTGCAGGGTTACGACTCGGTGGCGCTGGAAGCGGACGTCGAACTGGGCGGTACCGACCAGAAGTTCAACCTGCTCATGGGCCGTGGCCTGCAGGAGCACTACGGGCAGAAGCCGCAGATCGTGCTGACCATGCCACTGCTGGAAGGCCTGGACGGCGTGGCCAAGATGTCCAAGTCGCTCAACAACTACATCGGCATCAGCGAACCGGCGATCGACATGGTGACCAAGACCATGAAGATCGGCGACGACCTGATGTGGCGCTGGATCGAGCTGCTTTCCTTCGAGATCAGCCAGGCCGAAGCGGTCAGCCTGCGCGAGCAGGTCGCCGCAGGGACCCTGAACCCGCGTGAGGTGAAGCTGCGCCTCGCGCGTGAGTTGACCACCCGTTTCCACGATGCCGACGCGGCCGAGCTCGCCATTGCCGGCTGGAACGCTGCCGTGACCGGGCAGGGCGATGTGACCCTGTTGCCCCTGCAGGAAGTGGCCATTCCCGCTGAAGGCCTGCGTATTGGTGCATTGCTCACCGCAGCCGGCCTGACCCCGAGCAACTCGGAGGCCTCGCGCAAGCTCAAGGAGCGTGCGGTGAAGGTGGACGGCGAGGTGGTGGACGATGCCCAGCAGCTGTTCATGCCCGGCTTCGAGGGCCTGCTGCAGGTCGGCAAGCGCAACTTTGCACGCGTGCTGCTGGTCGCCGCCTAA